One window of the Pseudomonas knackmussii B13 genome contains the following:
- a CDS encoding zinc transporter ZntB has translation MQSYESGTERGLIYGFVLDGRGSGRQITRSELPLLDLKPEESLWLHWDRGVPEAQSWLRETSGLNEFTCDLLLEEATRPRLVDLGAERMLVFLRGVNLNPGAMPEDMVSLRVFAEAGRVISMRLRPLKAVADLREDLAAGKGPKNASEVVLYLAHYLTDRVDTLIGNLADQLDDMEEAIEEDETNIPDQAVLRTLRRRSAGLRRYLAPQSDIYSQLTRTKLSWTVPDDVDYWNELYNRLTRNIEELELVRERISLIQEAEHRRITERMNKTMYILGIITGFFLPMSFVTGLLGVNVGGIPGASAPYGFAVACVAIVLIAGFQWWVFRRLRWL, from the coding sequence ATGCAGTCATACGAAAGCGGTACCGAACGCGGCTTGATCTACGGCTTCGTCCTGGACGGGCGTGGGAGTGGCCGGCAGATCACTCGAAGCGAACTGCCGCTGCTGGATCTCAAGCCCGAGGAAAGCCTCTGGCTGCATTGGGATCGCGGTGTGCCGGAGGCGCAATCCTGGCTACGCGAGACCAGCGGGCTCAATGAGTTCACCTGTGATCTGCTTCTGGAAGAGGCGACTCGGCCGCGCCTGGTCGATCTCGGCGCCGAGCGCATGCTGGTGTTCCTGCGCGGGGTCAATCTGAACCCCGGGGCGATGCCCGAAGACATGGTATCGCTACGGGTGTTCGCCGAAGCCGGGCGAGTGATCTCGATGCGCCTGCGGCCTCTTAAGGCGGTTGCTGACCTGCGCGAGGACCTGGCTGCCGGCAAGGGGCCGAAGAATGCGTCCGAAGTGGTGTTGTACCTGGCGCATTACCTCACCGATCGTGTCGACACCCTGATCGGCAATCTGGCCGACCAGCTCGACGACATGGAAGAGGCGATCGAGGAGGACGAGACCAATATCCCCGACCAGGCTGTGCTGCGTACCCTGCGTCGCCGCTCCGCCGGATTGCGCCGTTACCTGGCGCCACAGAGTGACATCTATTCGCAACTGACCCGAACCAAGCTGTCCTGGACGGTGCCGGACGATGTCGACTACTGGAACGAGCTGTACAACCGCCTTACCCGAAACATCGAGGAACTGGAGCTGGTGCGCGAGCGCATCTCGCTGATCCAGGAGGCCGAGCACCGGCGCATCACCGAGAGAATGAACAAGACCATGTACATTCTTGGTATCATCACCGGCTTTTTCCTGCCCATGAGCTTCGTGACCGGACTCCTGGGCGTCAACGTGGGTGGTATCCCGGGCGCCAGCGCTCCCTACGGCTTTGCCGTGGCCTGCGTGGCCATCGTGCTGATCGCCGGGTTCCAATGGTGGGTCTTCCGCCGCCTGCGCTGGCTCTGA
- the cobA gene encoding uroporphyrinogen-III C-methyltransferase, with product MSGKVWLVGAGPGDPELLTLKAAKALAQAEVVLIDDLVNPQVLEHCPAARVMRVGKRGGCRSTPQDFIQRLMLRYARQGRRVVRLKGGDPCIFGRGGEEAAWLEARGVCCELVNGITSGLAAATNCGIPLTLRGISRGVTLVTAHTQDDSEPNWSALAQSGTTLVVYMGVARLGEVRDGLLAGGMRAGMPVALIENASLPQQRECRSSLARMQADALAFGLRSPAILVIGEVAASTALELARSA from the coding sequence ATGAGCGGAAAAGTCTGGTTGGTCGGCGCCGGTCCGGGTGATCCGGAGCTGCTGACCCTGAAAGCGGCCAAGGCATTGGCGCAGGCGGAAGTCGTACTGATCGACGACCTGGTCAACCCGCAGGTGCTGGAACATTGCCCGGCTGCGCGCGTGATGCGGGTCGGCAAGCGTGGCGGCTGCCGTTCCACGCCGCAGGACTTCATCCAGCGCCTGATGCTGCGCTATGCGCGCCAAGGGCGACGTGTGGTGCGCCTGAAGGGAGGCGATCCGTGCATCTTCGGCCGTGGCGGCGAGGAAGCCGCCTGGCTGGAGGCCAGAGGTGTCTGCTGCGAACTGGTCAATGGCATCACCTCGGGGCTGGCAGCGGCCACGAACTGCGGCATTCCGCTCACGCTTCGCGGCATCAGCCGTGGCGTGACCCTCGTGACAGCGCACACCCAGGACGACAGCGAGCCCAACTGGTCAGCACTGGCGCAAAGCGGCACGACGCTGGTGGTCTACATGGGCGTGGCGCGCTTGGGCGAAGTCCGCGACGGGTTGCTTGCAGGCGGAATGCGTGCCGGGATGCCGGTCGCGCTGATCGAGAACGCCTCGCTGCCCCAACAACGCGAGTGCCGCAGCAGCCTGGCGCGAATGCAGGCCGACGCCCTGGCCTTCGGCCTGCGCAGCCCGGCCATCCTGGTGATCGGCGAAGTCGCGGCAAGCACCGCGCTGGAGCTGGCCCGCAGCGCCTGA
- the sigX gene encoding RNA polymerase sigma factor SigX yields MNKPQPLSQRYDPRQLTDEELVERAHDELFHVTRAYEELMRRYQRTLFNVCARYLGNDRDADDVCQEVMLKVLYGLKNFEGKSKFKTWLYSITYNECITQYRKERRKRRLLDALSLDPIEEASEEKAPKVEEKGGLDRWLVHVNPIDREILVLRFVAELEFQEIADIMHMGLSATKMRYKRALDRLREKFSGVSET; encoded by the coding sequence TTGAACAAGCCGCAACCACTGTCCCAGCGCTATGACCCGCGCCAGCTCACCGACGAGGAGCTGGTGGAGCGTGCTCATGACGAGCTGTTCCACGTGACCCGTGCGTACGAGGAGCTGATGCGCCGCTACCAGCGCACGCTGTTCAACGTCTGTGCCCGATATCTGGGCAATGACCGGGATGCGGATGATGTCTGTCAAGAAGTGATGTTGAAGGTCTTGTATGGTTTGAAGAACTTCGAGGGTAAGTCCAAGTTCAAAACTTGGCTTTACAGCATCACATACAACGAATGTATTACCCAGTACCGCAAAGAGCGGCGAAAGCGTCGTCTGCTCGATGCGCTGAGTCTCGATCCGATCGAGGAAGCCTCCGAGGAGAAGGCCCCCAAAGTTGAAGAAAAGGGGGGGCTCGACCGCTGGCTTGTGCATGTCAATCCCATTGATCGGGAAATCCTGGTGCTACGTTTTGTCGCAGAGCTGGAATTCCAGGAGATCGCCGACATCATGCACATGGGCTTGAGCGCGACGAAAATGCGCTACAAGCGTGCACTCGACCGCCTTCGGGAAAAGTTTTCGGGCGTATCCGAAACATAG
- the nirB gene encoding nitrite reductase large subunit NirB — translation MKKLKLVLIGNGMAGIRTLEELLKIAPDLYDITVFGAEPHPNYNRILLSPVLAGEQTFEDIVLNDLNWYSENGIRLLLDRKVVKIDRHKRKVFAADGTEAEYDRLVIATGSNPFILPVPGNRLQGVIGYRDIADTQQMIETAKSHSHAVVIGGGLLGLEAANGLKQRGMDVTVVHLSDWLLERQLDRTAGKLLQSALEARGIHFRLNTVTDELMDNGDGRVCAVQFKDGDVVAADLVVMAAGIRPNTELAESAGIPCNRGILVNDTLQTFDPRIYAIGECASHRGIAYGLVAPLFEQAKVCANHLAQFGFASYKGSVVSTKLKVTGIDLFSAGDFMGSEGTETITLSDPIGGVYKKLVIKDDVLVGACLYGDTADGGWYFRQIRENHNVAQIRDHLMFGESSLGDVGHQGQNSAASMPDSAEVCGCNGVCKGTIVKAIQENGLFSVDEVKKHTKAASSCGSCAGLVEQILISTVGGAADVKPKSEKAICGCSDLNHGQIRKAIRDHHLTSMAEAMGFMDWRTPNGCATCRPALNYYLISTWPGEATDDPQSRLINERAHANIQKDGTYSVVPRMWGGVTNPSELRRIADVADKYNVPMVKVTGGQRIDLLGVKKEDLPAIWKDLDMPSGHAYGKSIRTVKTCVGSEFCRFGTQNSTQLGIDLEHDLFNMWSPHKVKLAVSGCPRNCAEAGIKDIGIIGVDSGWELYIGGNGGIKTEVAEFFVKLKTSDEVREYSGAFLQLYREEAFYLERTVHYLQRVGMEHIKKAVLEDAENRQALNARLQFALSLEQDPWQQRIEQPQLKKEFERIALTQLEPA, via the coding sequence ATGAAGAAGCTCAAGCTCGTCCTGATCGGCAACGGCATGGCCGGTATCCGCACCCTGGAAGAATTGCTGAAGATCGCCCCGGACCTCTACGACATCACCGTGTTCGGCGCCGAGCCCCACCCCAACTACAACCGCATCCTGCTCTCCCCCGTGCTGGCCGGCGAACAGACCTTCGAGGACATCGTCCTCAACGACCTGAACTGGTACAGCGAGAACGGCATCCGCCTGTTGCTCGACCGCAAGGTGGTGAAGATCGACCGCCACAAGCGCAAGGTCTTCGCCGCCGACGGCACCGAGGCCGAGTACGATCGCCTGGTGATCGCCACCGGTTCCAACCCCTTCATCCTGCCGGTGCCGGGCAATCGCCTGCAGGGCGTGATCGGCTACCGCGACATCGCCGACACCCAGCAGATGATCGAAACCGCCAAGAGCCATAGCCACGCGGTGGTGATCGGCGGCGGCCTGCTCGGCCTGGAAGCGGCCAACGGCCTCAAGCAGCGCGGCATGGACGTCACCGTCGTGCACCTCTCCGACTGGCTGTTGGAACGCCAGCTGGACCGCACCGCCGGCAAGCTCCTTCAGTCCGCTCTGGAAGCGCGCGGCATCCACTTCCGCCTGAACACCGTCACCGACGAGCTGATGGACAACGGCGACGGCCGCGTCTGCGCCGTGCAGTTCAAGGATGGCGACGTGGTTGCCGCCGACCTGGTGGTGATGGCAGCCGGTATCCGCCCCAACACCGAGCTCGCCGAGAGCGCCGGGATCCCCTGCAATCGCGGCATCCTGGTCAACGACACCCTGCAGACCTTCGACCCGCGCATCTACGCCATCGGCGAATGCGCCAGCCACCGCGGCATCGCCTACGGCCTGGTAGCGCCGCTGTTCGAGCAGGCCAAGGTCTGCGCCAACCACCTCGCCCAGTTCGGCTTCGCCAGCTACAAGGGCTCGGTGGTCTCGACCAAGCTCAAGGTCACCGGCATCGACCTGTTCTCCGCCGGCGACTTCATGGGCAGCGAAGGCACCGAGACCATCACCCTCTCCGACCCCATCGGCGGGGTCTACAAGAAGTTGGTGATCAAGGACGACGTACTGGTCGGCGCCTGCCTCTATGGCGACACCGCGGACGGCGGCTGGTACTTCCGGCAGATCCGCGAGAACCACAACGTCGCGCAGATCCGCGACCACCTGATGTTCGGCGAAAGCAGCCTGGGCGACGTCGGCCACCAGGGCCAGAACAGCGCCGCAAGCATGCCCGACAGCGCCGAAGTGTGCGGCTGCAACGGCGTGTGCAAGGGCACCATCGTCAAGGCCATCCAGGAGAACGGCCTGTTCAGCGTCGACGAGGTGAAGAAGCACACCAAGGCGGCGAGCAGCTGCGGCTCTTGCGCCGGATTGGTGGAACAGATCCTGATCAGCACCGTGGGCGGCGCAGCAGACGTCAAGCCCAAGAGCGAGAAGGCCATCTGCGGCTGCAGCGACCTCAACCACGGGCAGATCCGCAAGGCGATCCGCGACCACCACCTGACCTCGATGGCCGAGGCCATGGGCTTCATGGACTGGCGCACACCCAACGGCTGCGCCACCTGCCGTCCGGCGCTGAACTACTACCTGATCTCCACCTGGCCGGGCGAGGCGACGGACGATCCGCAGTCGCGCCTGATCAATGAGCGTGCCCACGCCAACATCCAGAAGGACGGCACCTATTCGGTCGTCCCGCGCATGTGGGGCGGCGTTACCAATCCGTCCGAACTGCGGCGCATCGCCGATGTGGCCGACAAGTACAACGTGCCGATGGTGAAAGTCACCGGCGGCCAGCGCATCGACCTGCTGGGCGTGAAGAAGGAAGACCTGCCGGCGATCTGGAAGGACCTCGACATGCCCTCCGGGCACGCCTACGGCAAGTCCATCCGCACCGTGAAGACCTGCGTGGGCAGCGAGTTCTGCCGCTTCGGCACGCAGAACTCGACGCAGCTGGGCATCGACCTGGAGCACGACCTGTTCAACATGTGGTCGCCGCACAAGGTCAAGCTCGCCGTCTCCGGCTGCCCGCGCAACTGCGCCGAAGCCGGCATCAAGGACATCGGCATCATCGGCGTCGACTCCGGCTGGGAGCTCTACATCGGCGGCAATGGTGGCATCAAGACCGAGGTCGCGGAGTTCTTCGTCAAGCTCAAGACCTCCGATGAGGTCCGCGAATACAGCGGCGCCTTCCTCCAACTCTACCGCGAGGAAGCCTTCTACCTCGAACGCACCGTGCACTACCTGCAACGCGTCGGCATGGAGCACATCAAGAAGGCCGTGCTGGAAGACGCGGAGAACCGCCAGGCGCTCAACGCCCGCCTGCAGTTCGCCCTCTCGCTGGAACAGGACCCTTGGCAGCAGCGCATCGAACAGCCGCAGCTGAAGAAGGAATTCGAACGTATTGCGCTCACCCAACTGGAACCGGCCTGA
- a CDS encoding mechanosensitive ion channel family protein: protein MQFDIWTQSLLTAMNTLWGKLAGFIPNLLGALVVVLLGFIVAKLLDALLSKLLAKLGLDRLMAGTGLTKLLSRAGVQVPVSTLVGKIVYWFVLLVFLVSAAESLGLQRVSATLDMLALYLPKVFGAALVLIVGVLLAQLVNGLVRGAADGVGLEYSNGLGRLAQWLVIIISISVAIGQLEVKTDLLNYIIAIVLITVGLAAALALGLGSRDIAGQIIAGIYVRELYQVGQQVKVEDVEGIIEEIGTIKTILMTEEGELVSIANRVLLDSRVTSR from the coding sequence ATGCAATTCGATATCTGGACGCAAAGCCTGCTGACGGCCATGAACACCCTCTGGGGCAAGCTTGCTGGGTTCATTCCGAACCTGCTCGGCGCCCTGGTCGTGGTGCTGCTTGGCTTCATCGTCGCCAAGCTGCTGGACGCGCTGCTGTCCAAACTGCTGGCCAAGCTCGGCCTGGATCGCCTCATGGCCGGCACCGGCCTGACCAAGCTGCTGTCGCGCGCCGGCGTCCAGGTGCCGGTCTCGACCCTGGTGGGCAAGATCGTCTACTGGTTCGTGCTGCTGGTGTTCCTGGTTTCCGCTGCCGAATCCCTGGGCCTGCAGCGGGTCTCGGCGACCCTCGACATGCTCGCGCTGTACCTGCCGAAAGTGTTCGGCGCGGCTCTGGTACTGATCGTCGGCGTGCTCCTGGCGCAACTGGTGAATGGCCTGGTGCGCGGCGCCGCCGATGGCGTCGGTCTGGAGTACTCCAACGGCCTGGGTCGTCTGGCCCAGTGGCTGGTCATCATCATCAGCATCTCGGTGGCCATCGGCCAGCTCGAGGTGAAGACCGATCTGCTCAACTACATCATCGCCATCGTGCTGATCACCGTCGGCCTGGCCGCCGCGCTGGCGCTGGGTCTCGGTAGCCGGGACATCGCCGGGCAGATCATCGCCGGCATCTACGTACGTGAGCTGTATCAGGTCGGACAGCAGGTGAAAGTCGAGGATGTCGAAGGCATCATCGAAGAAATCGGGACCATCAAGACTATTCTGATGACCGAGGAGGGCGAACTGGTGTCCATTGCCAACCGCGTGCTCCTCGATAGTCGCGTGACCAGTCGCTGA
- a CDS encoding OmpA family protein, with protein sequence MKLKNTLGVVIGSLIAASAANALAQGQNSVEVEAFGKRYFTDSTRDMKNGDLYGGSVGYFLTDDVELALSYGEYHDIRGTYETGNKKVHGNLSSLDAIYHFGTPGVGLRPYVSAGIGHQSLTNIHDANGSRQNLTMANIGAGLKYYFTDNFYAKASLDGQYGLEQRDNGHQGEWMAGVGVGMNFGGGSKPAPAPEPVAEVCSDADHDGVCDNVDKCPNTPANVTVDANGCPAVAEVVRVQLDVKFDFDKAKVKENSYADIKNLADFMKQYPSTSTTVEGHTDSVGTDAYNQKLSEKRANAVRDVLVNTYGVEGGRVNAVGYGESRPVADNNTAEGRAVNRRVEAQVEAQAKQQ encoded by the coding sequence ATGAAACTGAAGAACACTCTGGGCGTCGTTATCGGCTCCTTGATCGCCGCCTCCGCGGCCAACGCTCTCGCTCAAGGCCAGAACTCGGTCGAGGTAGAGGCGTTCGGCAAGCGTTACTTCACCGACAGCACCCGTGACATGAAGAACGGCGACCTGTACGGCGGTTCGGTTGGCTACTTCCTGACCGACGACGTCGAGCTGGCGCTGTCCTACGGCGAGTACCACGACATTCGTGGCACCTACGAGACCGGTAACAAGAAGGTACATGGCAACCTGTCCTCCCTGGACGCCATCTACCACTTCGGCACCCCGGGTGTCGGCCTGCGTCCGTACGTGTCCGCTGGTATCGGTCACCAGAGCCTGACCAACATCCACGACGCCAACGGCAGCCGTCAGAACCTGACCATGGCCAACATCGGCGCCGGTCTGAAGTACTACTTCACCGACAACTTCTACGCCAAAGCCAGCCTCGACGGCCAGTATGGCCTGGAGCAGCGTGACAACGGTCACCAGGGCGAGTGGATGGCTGGCGTTGGCGTCGGCATGAACTTCGGCGGCGGCTCCAAGCCGGCCCCGGCTCCTGAGCCGGTTGCTGAAGTCTGCTCCGATGCGGACCACGACGGCGTCTGCGACAACGTCGACAAGTGCCCGAACACCCCGGCCAACGTTACCGTTGACGCCAACGGCTGCCCGGCTGTTGCCGAAGTCGTACGTGTTCAGCTGGACGTGAAGTTCGACTTCGACAAAGCCAAGGTCAAAGAGAACAGCTACGCCGACATCAAGAACCTGGCTGACTTCATGAAGCAGTACCCGTCCACCTCCACCACCGTTGAAGGCCACACCGACTCCGTCGGCACCGACGCCTACAACCAGAAACTGTCCGAGAAGCGTGCTAACGCCGTTCGCGACGTTCTGGTCAACACCTACGGTGTGGAAGGCGGCCGCGTGAACGCAGTTGGCTACGGCGAGAGCCGTCCGGTTGCTGATAACAACACTGCCGAAGGCCGTGCTGTTAACCGCCGCGTAGAAGCCCAAGTAGAAGCCCAAGCCAAACAGCAGTAA
- a CDS encoding nitrate reductase yields MSQRQVTASTCCYCGVGCGVLIEHDGERILGVQGDPQHPANLGRLCSKGSSLHLTGDRSARALYPELRLGKSLARSRVDWDSALDHAAGVFAETIREHGPDSVAFYVSGQLLTEDYYAFNKLARALVGSNNIDSNSRLCMSSAVVGYKRSLGADAPPCCYEDLEQSDCVLIAGSNMAYAHPVLFRRLEAAKAARPQMKVIVIDPRRTDTCELADLHLAIQPGTDVALFHGILHLLLWEGRVDRAYIEAHTQGFDDLKALVRDYGPLAVAEICGIAVEDLQRCAEWIGRAPSFLSLWCMGLNQSTAGSAKNSALINLHLATGQIGRPGAGPFSLTGQPNAMGGRETGSLANLLPGHRDAGDAAHRAEVASHWGVDSLPDAPGLTAIELFEAVRDGRIKALWIACTNPAQSLPDQHKVREALEACPFVVVQEAFATSETCRYADLLLPAASWGEKEGTVTNSERRVSHVRRAVPAPGEARADWAIACDFARRLECQLRPGQPSLFDFASPEALFNEYRPLTEGRDLDMGGISYALLDARGPQQWPLPAGFEHGLKRLYGDGNFATANGRARFIAEAYRAPRERREARYPLILNTGRLRDQWHGMTRTGTAASAFGHVEEARLSLHPAELRRRRLVDGQLVRLSSRRGSLVLPVQADDGLLPGQAFLPMHWGERFLKGLGVNALTLPAFDPLSRQPELKHTAVEVVAVDLPWQFYALVEGDVQQRFEALRPLFDSLDYAGFCLVGRERPALQIRAAHSGNPDSNWLQQVDALLDLSEGMVLAYDDPRRVQGKRVRLDGGRISGLRLAGSGIASDWLKALWQSGEADTDLRRKLLAPPGAQPAAAADKTLCNCMNVSHSRVCAGIAQGLDLDALKRELGCGTQCGSCVPEIKRLLASAAGSLAVHA; encoded by the coding sequence ATGAGCCAACGCCAAGTCACCGCCAGCACCTGCTGCTACTGCGGCGTCGGTTGCGGCGTGCTGATCGAGCACGACGGCGAGCGCATCCTCGGCGTGCAGGGCGACCCGCAGCACCCGGCCAACCTCGGCCGGCTGTGCAGCAAGGGCTCGAGCCTGCACCTCACCGGAGACCGCTCGGCCCGAGCGCTCTACCCCGAGCTGCGCCTGGGCAAAAGCCTGGCCCGCAGCCGGGTCGACTGGGACAGCGCGCTGGACCACGCCGCCGGGGTGTTCGCCGAGACGATCCGCGAGCACGGCCCGGACAGCGTGGCCTTTTACGTATCCGGGCAACTGCTGACCGAGGACTACTACGCCTTCAACAAGCTCGCCCGCGCCCTGGTCGGCAGCAACAACATCGACAGCAACTCGCGGCTTTGCATGTCCTCGGCTGTGGTCGGCTACAAGCGCAGCCTCGGTGCCGACGCCCCGCCCTGCTGCTACGAGGACCTGGAACAGAGCGACTGCGTGCTGATCGCCGGCAGCAACATGGCCTACGCCCACCCAGTACTGTTCCGCCGCCTGGAGGCGGCCAAAGCTGCGCGCCCGCAGATGAAGGTGATCGTCATCGACCCGCGGCGCACCGACACCTGCGAGCTGGCCGACCTGCACCTGGCGATCCAGCCGGGCACCGACGTCGCGCTGTTCCACGGCATCCTCCACCTGCTGCTCTGGGAAGGCCGGGTCGACCGCGCCTACATCGAGGCGCACACCCAGGGCTTCGACGACCTCAAGGCCCTGGTGCGCGACTACGGCCCGCTGGCGGTGGCGGAAATCTGCGGCATCGCCGTGGAAGACCTGCAGCGCTGCGCGGAATGGATCGGCCGCGCGCCCTCTTTCCTGTCGCTGTGGTGCATGGGCCTGAACCAATCCACTGCCGGCAGCGCCAAGAACAGCGCGCTGATCAACCTGCACCTGGCCACCGGGCAAATTGGCCGGCCGGGCGCCGGGCCCTTCTCCCTCACCGGCCAACCCAACGCCATGGGCGGCCGCGAGACCGGCAGCCTGGCCAACCTGCTGCCCGGCCATCGCGATGCCGGCGATGCCGCGCATCGTGCCGAAGTCGCAAGCCACTGGGGAGTCGATTCGCTACCAGATGCGCCCGGGCTGACCGCCATCGAACTGTTCGAGGCTGTGCGTGACGGACGCATCAAGGCACTGTGGATAGCCTGCACCAATCCCGCGCAATCGCTGCCAGATCAGCACAAGGTCCGCGAGGCGCTCGAAGCCTGCCCCTTCGTGGTCGTGCAGGAAGCCTTCGCCACCAGCGAGACCTGCCGCTACGCCGACCTGCTGCTGCCGGCCGCCAGCTGGGGCGAGAAGGAAGGCACGGTGACCAACTCCGAGCGCCGTGTCAGCCATGTGCGCCGCGCCGTACCGGCACCGGGCGAGGCACGCGCGGACTGGGCCATCGCCTGCGATTTCGCCCGGCGCCTGGAGTGCCAACTGCGCCCCGGTCAGCCAAGCCTGTTCGATTTCGCCAGCCCTGAGGCACTGTTCAACGAATACCGCCCGCTGACCGAAGGCCGCGACCTCGACATGGGCGGCATCAGCTACGCCCTGCTGGATGCGCGCGGACCGCAGCAGTGGCCGCTGCCCGCCGGCTTCGAGCACGGGCTGAAGCGTCTTTATGGCGACGGCAACTTCGCCACCGCCAACGGCCGTGCGCGCTTCATCGCCGAGGCCTACCGCGCCCCGCGCGAACGCCGCGAAGCGCGCTACCCGCTGATCCTCAACACCGGCCGCCTGCGTGACCAGTGGCACGGCATGACGCGCACCGGCACCGCCGCCAGCGCCTTCGGCCATGTCGAGGAAGCCCGCCTCAGCCTGCATCCCGCCGAACTGCGCCGGCGGCGCCTGGTGGACGGCCAACTGGTGCGCCTGAGCAGCCGCCGCGGCAGCCTGGTGCTGCCGGTACAGGCCGATGACGGGCTGCTGCCCGGCCAGGCCTTCCTGCCGATGCACTGGGGCGAACGCTTCCTCAAGGGGCTGGGCGTGAACGCCCTGACCTTGCCGGCCTTCGACCCGCTGTCGCGGCAACCCGAACTCAAGCACACCGCCGTGGAAGTCGTCGCGGTGGACCTGCCCTGGCAGTTCTATGCCCTGGTCGAAGGCGATGTTCAGCAACGGTTCGAGGCACTGCGCCCGCTGTTCGACAGCCTCGACTATGCCGGCTTCTGCCTGGTCGGTCGCGAGCGCCCTGCCCTGCAGATTCGCGCCGCGCACAGCGGCAATCCGGACTCGAACTGGTTGCAGCAGGTGGACGCGTTGCTCGATCTGAGCGAGGGAATGGTGCTGGCCTACGACGATCCCCGGCGCGTACAGGGCAAGCGCGTGCGCCTGGACGGCGGGCGCATCAGCGGCCTGCGTCTGGCGGGCAGCGGCATCGCCAGCGATTGGCTCAAGGCGCTCTGGCAATCCGGCGAAGCCGACACCGACTTGCGTCGCAAGCTGCTCGCACCGCCCGGCGCGCAACCCGCCGCCGCTGCCGACAAGACCCTGTGCAACTGCATGAATGTCAGCCACAGCCGCGTTTGCGCGGGCATCGCCCAGGGCCTGGACCTGGACGCTCTCAAGCGCGAACTGGGCTGCGGCACCCAATGTGGTTCCTGTGTTCCCGAGATCAAGCGACTGCTGGCCAGCGCGGCCGGCAGCCTCGCCGTACACGCCTGA
- the nirD gene encoding nitrite reductase small subunit NirD, producing MNWQDICALEDINPLGSRVIAGPHGDIALFRTADDEVFALDDRCPHKGGPLSQGLIFGKRVACPLHNWQIELDSGNAVAPDVGCAHRHPAKVENGRVLLALKDLAACA from the coding sequence ATGAACTGGCAAGACATCTGCGCCCTGGAAGACATCAACCCGCTGGGCTCGCGCGTGATCGCAGGCCCCCACGGCGACATCGCCCTGTTCCGCACCGCCGACGACGAAGTCTTCGCCCTCGACGACCGCTGCCCGCACAAGGGCGGGCCGTTGTCCCAGGGGCTGATCTTCGGCAAGCGCGTGGCCTGCCCGCTGCACAACTGGCAGATCGAACTGGACAGCGGCAACGCCGTGGCGCCGGACGTCGGCTGCGCCCATCGGCATCCGGCGAAGGTCGAGAACGGCCGCGTGCTGCTGGCCCTGAAAGACCTGGCCGCCTGCGCCTGA